The DNA region GCGGGTTTTTGGTAAGCAGCAATGATGCCTCTTGAGGAATTTACAATAGCCCCCAAGCCATCTTTATTAAAACAACCTGCAAGATCTTCAGCTGTTGCCCCTTGTGCCCCATAGCCCGGTACTAAAAAGTACGTCTTGGGCATAATGCCTCTCAGTACTTGACCCTGCTTAGAATGGGTTGCACCTACGACAGCACCAATTCTGCTATAACCGGATTGTCCCATATAAGCTTCACCCCATTTTGAGACCAGCCCACCCATGTACTCATACAAGTGTTCGGACCCCACCATAATGTCTTGGATTTCACCGCTGTTTGGGTTGGAGGTTTTTACCAGCACGAACAGACCTTTATCATAGGCTTCGCAGTTACTCATATAAGGTTCTATGGAATCGTACCCAAGATATGGGTTCAATGTTATAAAGTCTTCTTTATAGACTTCAAATTGATTCTCTTCCACTAACACACGACCGATATGGCCATCAGAATAGCTTTCGGCTGTTGAAGCAATATCACTTCTTTTG from Petrocella atlantisensis includes:
- the pyrF gene encoding orotidine-5'-phosphate decarboxylase, translated to MIDQLIKKINETQNPTVVGLDPRLDYIPEYIREKAYDAYGKTLSGAAYAFLLFNKAIIDEIYDIVPAVKPQVAMYEQYGAAGMQAYIDTIAYSKEKGMVVIGDIKRSDIASTAESYSDGHIGRVLVEENQFEVYKEDFITLNPYLGYDSIEPYMSNCEAYDKGLFVLVKTSNPNSGEIQDIMVGSEHLYEYMGGLVSKWGEAYMGQSGYSRIGAVVGATHSKQGQVLRGIMPKTYFLVPGYGAQGATAEDLAGCFNKDGLGAIVNSSRGIIAAYQKPAYKKDFDAKDFAKASRQAALDMKADLNRVL